In Streptomyces sp. P3, one DNA window encodes the following:
- a CDS encoding acyl-CoA dehydrogenase family protein → MKLADDPEVEEFRAQFAAFLDAHLPEEAEARERAGSSAHVPAWARRWQRTLFDAGWLLPGQPPEYGGRNAGLPQQLAHLEELARRRIYHSFNPQGLGIIAASLLTFGTEEQKRRWAVPILRAEITAALGMSEPEAGSDLASLRTRAVADRDAFVVNGQKIWTSGAHDADVLLTFVRTDPDAPKHKGISALLIPTGAEGVVRRPFGSIAAEDDLDFNEVFLTDVRVPRGNLIGNVGEGWRVANGSLGHERTLLWLSYAERLEDLLRDAADAGAGQEWYATLRMDLTALRLLGYRQLGPDRDPAEISVLKLLGSEAVQSASLHALEAHGAEGLEHPKRTGPYHHMHHEHFISSWFERYARSFAGTIAGGTSEIQRNIIAERILGLPR, encoded by the coding sequence ATGAAGCTGGCCGACGACCCCGAGGTGGAGGAGTTCCGCGCACAGTTCGCCGCCTTCCTCGACGCCCACCTGCCCGAAGAGGCCGAGGCCCGCGAACGTGCCGGCTCCAGCGCCCACGTCCCCGCATGGGCCCGCCGCTGGCAGCGCACGCTGTTCGACGCGGGCTGGCTGCTCCCGGGCCAGCCGCCCGAGTACGGCGGCCGCAACGCCGGCCTGCCCCAGCAACTCGCCCACCTGGAGGAGCTGGCCCGCCGCCGGATCTACCACAGCTTCAACCCCCAGGGCCTCGGCATCATCGCCGCCTCTCTGCTCACCTTCGGCACCGAGGAGCAGAAGCGCCGCTGGGCCGTGCCGATCCTGCGCGCCGAGATCACCGCCGCACTCGGCATGAGCGAACCCGAGGCCGGCTCCGACCTCGCCTCCCTGCGTACTCGTGCCGTGGCGGACCGGGACGCCTTCGTGGTCAACGGCCAGAAGATCTGGACCTCCGGCGCCCACGACGCCGACGTCCTGCTCACCTTCGTCCGCACCGACCCGGACGCCCCGAAGCACAAGGGCATCAGTGCCCTGCTGATCCCGACCGGCGCCGAGGGCGTCGTACGCCGCCCGTTCGGGTCGATCGCCGCCGAGGACGACCTCGACTTCAACGAGGTGTTCCTCACCGACGTCCGGGTGCCCCGCGGGAACCTCATCGGGAACGTGGGTGAGGGCTGGCGGGTGGCGAACGGCTCCCTCGGCCACGAGCGCACCCTGTTGTGGCTGTCGTACGCCGAACGCCTGGAGGACCTCCTGCGCGACGCGGCCGACGCGGGCGCCGGCCAGGAGTGGTACGCCACCCTCCGCATGGACCTGACGGCACTGCGGCTCCTCGGTTACCGCCAGCTCGGCCCGGACCGCGACCCTGCGGAGATCTCGGTGCTCAAACTGCTGGGCTCCGAGGCCGTCCAGTCCGCCTCCCTGCACGCGCTGGAGGCCCACGGCGCCGAGGGACTCGAGCATCCCAAGCGCACGGGCCCGTACCACCACATGCACCACGAGCACTTCATCTCCAGTTGGTTCGAGCGGTACGCGCGCAGCTTCGCCGGCACCATCGCCGGCGGCACCAGCGAGATCCAGCGCAACATCATCGCCGAGCGCATCCTCGGCCTGCCGCGATAG
- a CDS encoding SDR family NAD(P)-dependent oxidoreductase produces the protein MTEGTGLFDLTGRSALVTGAAGGIGSAVAGALARAGAAVLVTDVDEAAATAVAGKLTAAGLHAEGAALDVGDRAAADAAASRAAGLTGGTLHILVNNAGVTAPAMFEKLDEESFRRLLDIHVLGAFHCAQAALPFLPTDGTGRIINVTSSAGLTGTLGQVNYSAAKAGIIGLTKSLARELARKNILVNALAPLAATPMTETIRTDPKFAERMLARIPLGRWAEPEEVAGAFVFLASDAASFITGQVLPVDGGLVI, from the coding sequence GTGACCGAGGGAACGGGACTGTTCGATCTCACCGGGCGTTCGGCGCTGGTGACCGGGGCGGCCGGCGGCATCGGCTCGGCGGTGGCCGGGGCGCTCGCCCGGGCCGGTGCCGCGGTGCTCGTCACCGACGTCGACGAGGCGGCGGCAACGGCCGTGGCCGGGAAGCTGACCGCCGCGGGACTGCACGCCGAGGGCGCCGCCCTGGATGTGGGGGACCGGGCGGCAGCCGATGCCGCGGCATCCCGGGCCGCCGGACTCACCGGCGGGACACTGCACATCCTCGTCAACAACGCGGGAGTCACCGCGCCCGCGATGTTCGAGAAGCTCGACGAGGAGTCGTTCCGGCGCCTCCTCGACATCCATGTGCTGGGAGCGTTCCACTGCGCCCAGGCCGCGCTGCCGTTCCTGCCGACGGACGGGACCGGTCGGATCATCAACGTCACGTCGTCGGCCGGCCTGACCGGCACCCTGGGCCAGGTGAACTACTCGGCGGCCAAGGCTGGCATCATCGGACTCACCAAATCGCTGGCTCGTGAGCTGGCCCGGAAGAACATCCTGGTCAACGCGCTCGCACCACTGGCGGCGACGCCGATGACCGAGACCATCCGCACCGACCCGAAGTTCGCGGAGCGGATGCTCGCCCGGATCCCGCTGGGCCGCTGGGCGGAGCCGGAGGAGGTCGCGGGCGCGTTCGTCTTCCTGGCCTCCGACGCGGCGTCCTTCATCACCGGGCAGGTGCTGCCGGTGGACGGCGGACTGGTCATCTGA
- a CDS encoding FadR/GntR family transcriptional regulator yields MPSAHSTPPTPRFDTLTVPKASDVLASEVRERILSGEFAEGTPLPPERQLVEQTGLSRATVREALRILEVERLVEIRPGRGGGAFARRPGRESLANTVQLVIRGQQIRLEALHETREAIEPACAALAAGRRTERDLADLDTAHAELVDAGDDIRRFLRANVRWHNAVARACGNELLVGFLSALSESIYAATNLERFMDTRIREVTAQAHVKITEAIRSGDAAAARRRMSRHVCGFARAAAEVDGRERVELTEPED; encoded by the coding sequence GTGCCCAGCGCTCACTCCACGCCCCCCACCCCGCGCTTCGACACGCTCACCGTCCCCAAGGCCTCGGACGTGCTGGCGTCCGAGGTGCGTGAGCGCATCCTGTCCGGGGAGTTCGCGGAGGGCACACCCCTGCCGCCGGAACGACAACTGGTGGAGCAGACGGGACTGAGCCGGGCGACCGTGCGGGAGGCGTTGCGCATCCTGGAGGTCGAGCGGCTGGTGGAGATCCGGCCGGGACGCGGAGGCGGGGCCTTCGCGCGTCGGCCGGGCCGCGAATCCCTGGCGAACACCGTGCAGTTGGTCATCCGGGGCCAGCAGATTCGGCTGGAGGCCCTGCACGAGACCCGAGAGGCGATCGAGCCGGCGTGCGCCGCGCTCGCGGCCGGCCGGCGCACCGAGCGGGATCTGGCCGACCTGGACACCGCCCATGCCGAGCTGGTCGACGCCGGTGACGACATCCGGCGTTTCCTGCGGGCCAACGTCCGCTGGCACAACGCGGTGGCGAGGGCGTGCGGCAACGAGCTGCTCGTCGGGTTCCTCAGCGCGCTGTCGGAGTCGATCTACGCCGCAACGAACCTGGAAAGGTTCATGGACACCCGTATCCGCGAGGTCACCGCCCAGGCACACGTGAAGATCACCGAAGCCATCCGGTCAGGTGACGCGGCGGCGGCCCGGCGGCGGATGAGCCGCCATGTGTGCGGGTTCGCACGGGCCGCCGCCGAGGTGGACGGCCGGGAACGCGTCGAACTGACCGAGCCCGAAGACTGA
- a CDS encoding acyl-CoA dehydrogenase family protein yields MERDEFTLVRDMLRAFATRFRSGSAGDIKAQTRTDAQRALDELGLSGLRRTSPPAATVQECALLAEEHGRQPLTTSLLGTALLAPELLRLLDLGERAGPVYGDRPTVALAGDLRFPDRDAVGLVAWDCDGADTALFVHGEGRVTEHELGAPAPTADLLRGVRRASAEGRPVGRLTPGAHQCWQAYALVVVASELVGAARSFVEQSVDYARERHQYGQPIGSFQAVQHQLADATVLVEACTSATRYAAWCLDSETPGRALTAARVAKAEVNSSAVEAVYAGMQVFGGIAQTWEHVAHLYLRRVLVGATTLATTPDLLTVLAAPEATR; encoded by the coding sequence GTGGAACGCGACGAGTTCACGCTGGTTCGCGACATGCTGCGGGCGTTCGCGACCCGCTTCCGCAGCGGCTCGGCCGGCGACATCAAGGCCCAGACTCGCACGGACGCACAGCGGGCCTTGGACGAGCTCGGCCTGTCCGGCCTCCGCCGCACCTCCCCGCCGGCCGCCACCGTGCAGGAGTGCGCCCTGCTCGCCGAGGAGCACGGCCGGCAGCCCCTGACCACGTCCTTGCTCGGCACGGCGCTGCTCGCCCCCGAGCTGCTGCGTCTCCTCGACCTCGGCGAGCGGGCCGGGCCCGTCTACGGCGACCGCCCCACCGTCGCCCTCGCCGGCGACCTGCGCTTCCCGGACCGCGATGCGGTCGGCCTCGTCGCCTGGGACTGCGACGGCGCGGACACGGCGCTCTTCGTACATGGCGAAGGCCGCGTGACCGAGCACGAGTTGGGGGCCCCGGCACCGACCGCGGACCTGCTGCGCGGTGTGCGGCGGGCCTCGGCCGAGGGCCGGCCCGTCGGCCGGCTCACCCCGGGCGCGCACCAGTGCTGGCAGGCGTACGCCCTGGTCGTGGTGGCGAGCGAACTCGTGGGGGCGGCCCGTTCGTTCGTCGAGCAGAGCGTGGACTACGCCCGCGAACGCCACCAGTACGGACAGCCGATCGGCTCCTTCCAGGCCGTGCAGCACCAGCTCGCCGACGCCACCGTCCTCGTGGAGGCCTGCACCAGCGCCACCCGCTACGCCGCGTGGTGCCTGGACAGCGAAACGCCGGGCCGTGCGCTGACCGCGGCCCGCGTGGCCAAGGCGGAGGTCAACTCCTCGGCCGTGGAAGCCGTGTACGCCGGGATGCAGGTGTTCGGCGGGATCGCCCAGACCTGGGAGCACGTGGCCCACCTGTACCTGCGCCGGGTCCTCGTCGGAGCCACCACGCTCGCGACCACGCCGGACCTGCTGACCGTCCTGGCCGCACCGGAGGCGACGCGATGA
- a CDS encoding TetR/AcrR family transcriptional regulator: MSAVPAESVETPEPAWRQRAVERSTRAAKLRAEQRVQRFLDAAQELIADKGTTDFTVQEVVERSRQSLRSFYQHFDGKHELLLALFEDALSKSAAAVREQVAAGQEPLERLKIAVEWLYDASTPREGRQSPLFTDFAVQLLVTHPDQVASAHVPLVDFFTEMVEEAVEAGQAVAPKPRRTASLIMQTAMFTAQAPSARVGAHPSPITVEEVWAFCLGGISGGPAPDRAPATAPPAKKAAARTGTKKASAKKSASATTAATKTGAASSPRRRG, from the coding sequence ATGAGTGCCGTCCCCGCAGAATCCGTCGAGACCCCCGAGCCCGCCTGGCGGCAGCGCGCCGTCGAGCGCTCCACCCGGGCGGCGAAGCTGCGCGCCGAGCAGCGCGTGCAGCGCTTCCTGGACGCCGCCCAGGAGCTCATCGCCGACAAGGGCACCACCGACTTCACCGTGCAGGAGGTCGTGGAGCGTTCCCGCCAGTCGCTGCGCAGCTTCTACCAGCACTTCGACGGCAAGCACGAGCTCCTGCTCGCCCTGTTCGAGGACGCGCTGTCGAAGTCCGCCGCCGCCGTACGGGAACAGGTCGCCGCGGGGCAGGAGCCGCTGGAGCGTCTGAAGATCGCGGTCGAGTGGCTCTACGACGCCTCCACACCCCGCGAGGGCCGGCAGTCCCCGCTCTTCACCGACTTCGCCGTCCAGCTGCTGGTCACTCACCCGGACCAGGTGGCCAGCGCCCATGTGCCGCTGGTCGACTTCTTCACCGAGATGGTGGAAGAGGCCGTCGAGGCCGGCCAGGCCGTGGCCCCGAAGCCGCGGCGCACCGCCTCCCTGATCATGCAGACGGCGATGTTCACGGCCCAGGCCCCCTCGGCCCGGGTCGGCGCCCACCCGTCGCCGATCACGGTGGAGGAGGTGTGGGCCTTCTGTCTGGGCGGCATCAGTGGCGGCCCGGCGCCCGACCGCGCTCCGGCGACTGCGCCCCCGGCGAAGAAGGCCGCCGCGAGGACCGGCACGAAGAAGGCGTCCGCCAAGAAGTCAGCCTCGGCCACGACCGCCGCCACGAAGACGGGCGCGGCATCCAGTCCGCGCAGGCGCGGGTGA
- a CDS encoding enoyl-CoA hydratase yields the protein MDQILYEAQNGIATITLNRPEAANAQTMALLDDLDAAYTRAARDAHVRVVVLRANGRHFSAGHDLKDRWPGPGEITLEWIYDTETRHYLEYSLKWRNIPKPTIAAVQGKCIAAGLMLCWPCDLIVAAENAEFSDPVVHMGIGGVEYHGHTWELGPRKAKEILFTGRPLTAREAEQVGMVNKVVPLEELDSGTYELADRIAAMPPFGLRQAKRAVNQTLDVQGFHTALQSVFDIHQTGHGNALSVDGFPILTRLDEMKQHLKQG from the coding sequence ATGGACCAGATCCTGTACGAGGCCCAGAACGGCATCGCCACGATCACCCTCAACCGCCCCGAGGCAGCCAACGCCCAGACCATGGCGCTCCTCGACGACCTCGACGCGGCCTACACCCGGGCCGCGCGGGACGCGCACGTACGGGTCGTCGTGCTCAGGGCGAACGGCCGGCACTTCTCGGCCGGGCACGACCTGAAGGACCGCTGGCCCGGCCCCGGCGAGATCACCCTGGAGTGGATCTACGACACCGAGACCCGCCACTATCTGGAGTACTCGCTGAAGTGGCGCAACATCCCCAAGCCGACCATCGCCGCCGTCCAGGGCAAGTGCATCGCCGCCGGGCTGATGCTCTGCTGGCCGTGCGACCTGATCGTGGCCGCCGAGAACGCCGAGTTCTCCGACCCGGTCGTGCACATGGGCATCGGCGGCGTCGAGTACCACGGCCACACCTGGGAGCTGGGCCCGCGCAAAGCCAAGGAGATCCTGTTCACCGGCCGGCCGCTGACCGCCCGCGAGGCCGAGCAGGTCGGCATGGTGAACAAGGTGGTGCCGCTCGAAGAACTGGACAGCGGAACCTACGAGTTGGCCGACCGGATCGCCGCGATGCCCCCGTTCGGACTGCGCCAGGCCAAGCGCGCCGTCAACCAGACCCTCGACGTCCAGGGCTTCCACACCGCTCTCCAGTCCGTCTTCGACATTCACCAGACCGGGCACGGCAACGCGCTCAGCGTGGACGGCTTCCCGATCCTGACCCGCCTCGACGAGATGAAGCAGCATCTGAAGCAGGGCTGA
- a CDS encoding acyl-CoA dehydrogenase family protein produces MEFELDEEQLLLRRSVRETVAKTRGRPEEQQWDTYLRLGWLEAPPLELALILEELGYAADPTPFLATATWFAPLTGRLPEGSGTAVFDGIGRYVLDADRADEVALLTRRGVTVVPGAEVAAERVSVLDPRLHAAHVGADDLAAGVPDLALLGLAATCVGACRRVLDLVLDHVKQRVQFGRPLGSFQAVKHKAADMHVAIERARALTHFSALTIAEDDPRRADAAHMAKAAAGECQRLVFRHGLQLSGAMGFTWENELQYHLKRAQACDLLLGTASVHRKALLA; encoded by the coding sequence GTGGAGTTCGAACTCGACGAGGAGCAGCTGCTGCTGCGGCGTTCGGTGCGCGAGACGGTCGCCAAGACGCGCGGGCGGCCCGAGGAGCAGCAGTGGGACACGTACCTTCGGCTCGGCTGGCTGGAGGCGCCCCCGCTGGAACTCGCGCTCATTCTGGAGGAGTTGGGCTACGCCGCCGACCCGACGCCGTTCCTGGCCACCGCCACCTGGTTCGCGCCGCTCACCGGCCGCCTCCCCGAGGGCAGCGGCACCGCCGTCTTCGACGGCATCGGGCGCTACGTCCTGGACGCCGACCGGGCCGACGAGGTGGCCCTGCTCACCCGCCGCGGCGTCACCGTCGTCCCGGGCGCGGAAGTCGCGGCCGAACGGGTCTCCGTGCTCGACCCGCGTCTGCACGCTGCCCACGTCGGCGCCGACGACCTCGCCGCCGGAGTGCCCGACCTCGCCCTCCTGGGGCTCGCGGCCACGTGCGTGGGCGCCTGCCGGCGGGTCCTCGACCTCGTCCTGGACCACGTGAAGCAGCGCGTACAGTTCGGCCGGCCGCTCGGCTCCTTCCAGGCCGTCAAGCACAAGGCGGCCGACATGCACGTGGCGATCGAACGCGCCCGCGCCCTCACCCACTTCAGCGCCCTGACCATCGCCGAGGACGACCCGCGCCGCGCCGACGCCGCGCACATGGCCAAGGCCGCGGCCGGCGAGTGCCAGCGCCTGGTCTTCCGGCACGGGCTGCAGCTTTCCGGCGCCATGGGCTTCACCTGGGAGAACGAACTGCAGTACCACCTCAAACGTGCCCAGGCCTGCGACTTGCTCCTCGGCACCGCGTCCGTTCACAGGAAGGCGCTGCTCGCGTGA
- a CDS encoding enoyl-CoA hydratase/isomerase family protein, with the protein MTDVSPVLTVAADGDVRIVTLNRPDRLNGVSAELHFRLSQVWRELAEDAGARAVVLTGAGRAFSAGGDFDHLLRHHDDPELRERSIRLDRTIQTDMIRFPLPVVAAVNGPAVGLGCSLALGCDLVLMAEDAYLADPHISVGLVAGDGGVTLWPLLTSLLRVKEYLFTGDRIPAATAVELGLANRTVPGPDLMGEALALAHRLAAQPPEALRATKAALAAVVEQVSRGGMEAALLAERSTMTSPDHIRIVSDLAARASRRPSAAEEG; encoded by the coding sequence ATGACCGACGTGAGCCCCGTCCTGACCGTGGCCGCCGACGGAGATGTCCGCATCGTCACGCTGAACCGCCCCGACCGCCTCAACGGCGTCTCGGCGGAGCTCCACTTCCGGCTGTCCCAGGTCTGGCGCGAGCTCGCGGAGGACGCCGGAGCGCGGGCGGTCGTCCTCACCGGGGCGGGCCGGGCGTTCAGCGCGGGCGGCGACTTCGACCATCTGCTGCGCCATCACGACGACCCGGAGCTGCGCGAGCGGTCCATCCGGCTCGACCGGACCATCCAGACGGACATGATCCGCTTCCCGCTTCCCGTCGTCGCGGCCGTCAACGGCCCCGCGGTGGGCCTGGGCTGCTCTCTCGCGCTGGGGTGCGACCTCGTGCTCATGGCCGAGGACGCCTACCTCGCGGACCCGCACATCTCGGTGGGCCTGGTGGCAGGCGACGGCGGAGTGACCCTCTGGCCGCTGCTGACGAGCCTGCTGCGCGTGAAGGAGTACCTGTTCACCGGGGACCGCATCCCGGCCGCCACCGCCGTCGAACTCGGCCTGGCCAACCGGACCGTCCCGGGCCCCGATCTCATGGGCGAGGCCCTGGCACTGGCCCACCGGCTCGCCGCGCAGCCCCCGGAGGCGCTGCGCGCCACCAAGGCGGCGCTCGCGGCGGTGGTCGAGCAGGTCTCGCGGGGCGGCATGGAGGCGGCGCTGCTGGCCGAGCGCTCCACCATGACCAGCCCCGACCACATCCGCATCGTGAGCGACCTCGCCGCCCGGGCTAGCCGCCGCCCCAGCGCCGCCGAGGAGGGCTGA
- a CDS encoding dihydrodipicolinate reductase: MPHSVHPGQPLRVVQWATGTIGARSLRAVVDHPHMVLAGVHVHSPGKAGRDAGELCGSDPTGVTTTDRLDDVLALGADCVLYMPRTADLDELCALLASGANVVATTGGFHHPAGLDPAVRCRVEAACEQGGTSLHDTGSSPGFITEAVPLVLASVQRRLENLTVHEYADLSRRDSPELLFDIMGFGRAPATVFDERRLVHVEGSFGPSLRLVADALGLPLDAVEAHGRFATAARTTRVAAGVLRAGTVAAQRMTVSGRRDGRTLLEFNATWYCTDDLDPAWDLRPTGWHLTVDGDTPLDVAMRFPVPLERLAAVSPGYTAHRAVNAVPAVCAATPGLRTTADLPPFTAVLG, encoded by the coding sequence ATGCCGCATTCCGTACACCCCGGCCAGCCGCTTCGCGTCGTCCAGTGGGCCACGGGGACCATAGGCGCGCGATCGCTGCGCGCCGTTGTCGACCATCCGCACATGGTGCTGGCGGGAGTTCACGTCCACTCCCCCGGCAAGGCCGGCCGTGACGCCGGCGAGCTGTGCGGGAGTGACCCCACGGGCGTCACTACCACCGACCGTCTCGACGATGTCCTCGCCCTGGGGGCCGACTGCGTGCTGTACATGCCGCGCACGGCCGACCTGGACGAGCTGTGCGCTCTGCTCGCGTCCGGCGCGAACGTCGTGGCCACGACCGGCGGGTTCCACCACCCGGCCGGCCTGGACCCCGCCGTCCGGTGCAGGGTCGAGGCGGCCTGCGAGCAGGGTGGCACCTCGCTCCACGACACCGGCAGCAGCCCCGGCTTCATCACCGAGGCCGTACCGCTCGTGCTGGCCTCGGTGCAGCGGCGGCTGGAGAACCTGACCGTCCACGAGTACGCCGATCTGTCCCGGCGGGACTCGCCGGAACTGCTGTTCGACATCATGGGTTTCGGCCGGGCTCCTGCCACTGTGTTCGACGAACGCCGCCTGGTACACGTCGAGGGCAGTTTCGGGCCCTCGCTGCGCCTGGTGGCCGACGCCCTGGGACTGCCCCTGGACGCGGTGGAGGCTCATGGGAGGTTCGCCACGGCGGCCCGCACGACCCGCGTCGCCGCCGGTGTCCTGCGCGCCGGGACCGTGGCGGCGCAGCGGATGACGGTGTCCGGCCGGCGCGACGGCCGCACGCTCCTGGAGTTCAACGCGACCTGGTACTGCACCGACGACCTCGACCCGGCCTGGGACCTGCGTCCCACCGGGTGGCATCTGACGGTCGACGGCGACACGCCCCTCGACGTCGCCATGAGGTTCCCGGTGCCGCTGGAGCGGCTGGCCGCGGTCTCCCCCGGCTACACCGCCCACCGGGCCGTCAACGCCGTTCCCGCCGTCTGCGCGGCGACCCCGGGACTACGGACCACGGCGGATCTTCCCCCGTTCACCGCGGTGCTCGGCTGA
- a CDS encoding carboxymuconolactone decarboxylase family protein, with protein sequence MTRLRPVPYEEWDGEVLRPLTGGRTVPPSNALGLLLNHPQLAKAFLTFSTHLLYRSTLPARTRELTILRVAWRHRCRYEWAHHVLIAREAGVTEEELDEVRQGTGTLLNRAVDELETTSSLSDEVYEELAKRMDERQLMDFVFTVGTYRMQALAYNTFEVEPDPGMDNGGMSDRGPAA encoded by the coding sequence ATGACGAGACTGCGCCCCGTCCCGTACGAGGAGTGGGACGGCGAGGTGCTGCGTCCGCTGACGGGCGGGCGCACCGTCCCGCCGTCCAACGCCCTCGGCCTGCTGCTGAACCACCCGCAGCTGGCCAAGGCGTTCCTGACCTTCAGCACCCACCTGCTGTACCGCAGCACACTGCCCGCCAGGACGCGCGAGCTGACGATCCTCAGGGTCGCCTGGCGTCACCGGTGCCGCTACGAGTGGGCCCACCACGTGCTGATCGCACGCGAGGCCGGCGTCACCGAGGAGGAGCTGGATGAGGTCCGCCAGGGTACCGGCACGTTGCTGAACCGGGCGGTGGACGAACTCGAGACCACCTCCTCCCTGTCCGACGAGGTGTACGAGGAGCTGGCGAAGCGGATGGACGAACGGCAGCTGATGGACTTCGTGTTCACGGTCGGCACGTACCGGATGCAGGCCCTGGCCTACAACACCTTCGAGGTGGAACCCGATCCGGGGATGGACAACGGGGGCATGAGCGACCGCGGACCGGCCGCCTAG
- a CDS encoding acyl-CoA dehydrogenase family protein, with protein MDFELTEDQETIRKAVAGLLRDFDDRYWMEKDRDHTFPEEFYAAVADGGWLGITIPEEYGGHGLGITEATLLLEEVARSGGGMNAASAIHMSIFGMHPVVVHGSDELKRRTLPRIASGDLHVCFGVTEPGAGLDTTSITTFARRAGDHYVVSGRKVWISKALESEKILLLTRTARRDEVEKPTDGMTLFLTDLNRDRVDIRPIPKMGRNAVSSNEVFIDDLQVPVEDRVGEEGQGFRYLLDGLNPERMLIAAEALGIGRVALDRAVRYGREREVFGRPIGMNQGIQFPLADALAHLDAAELVLRKATWLYDQGRPCGREANTAKYLCADAGFTAADRALQTHGGMGYSEEYPVARFFREARLMRIAPVSQEMVLNYLGSHTLGLPRSY; from the coding sequence GTGGACTTCGAGCTGACCGAGGACCAGGAGACGATCCGCAAGGCCGTGGCCGGTCTCCTGCGTGACTTCGACGACCGGTACTGGATGGAGAAGGACCGGGACCACACGTTCCCCGAGGAGTTCTACGCCGCCGTCGCCGATGGCGGCTGGCTCGGCATCACGATCCCGGAGGAGTACGGCGGCCACGGACTCGGCATCACCGAGGCGACACTGCTGCTGGAGGAGGTCGCGCGCTCCGGCGGGGGCATGAACGCCGCCAGCGCGATCCACATGTCGATCTTCGGCATGCATCCGGTGGTCGTGCACGGCTCCGACGAGCTGAAGCGCCGCACCCTGCCGCGCATCGCAAGCGGCGACCTGCACGTGTGCTTCGGGGTGACGGAACCGGGCGCCGGGCTCGACACGACGAGCATCACCACGTTCGCCCGCCGGGCCGGCGACCACTACGTCGTCAGCGGACGCAAGGTATGGATCTCCAAGGCCCTGGAGTCCGAGAAGATCCTGCTGCTGACCCGCACGGCCCGGCGCGACGAGGTCGAGAAGCCGACCGACGGCATGACACTGTTCCTCACCGATCTGAACCGCGACCGGGTGGACATCCGCCCGATCCCGAAGATGGGCCGCAACGCCGTCTCCTCCAACGAGGTGTTCATCGACGACCTGCAGGTGCCGGTCGAGGACCGGGTCGGCGAGGAGGGCCAGGGGTTCCGCTACCTCCTCGACGGCCTCAACCCGGAGCGGATGCTGATCGCCGCCGAGGCCCTCGGCATCGGCCGGGTGGCCCTGGACCGGGCCGTGCGCTACGGACGCGAGCGGGAGGTGTTCGGGCGGCCCATCGGCATGAACCAGGGCATCCAGTTCCCGCTGGCCGACGCCCTCGCCCACCTCGACGCGGCGGAACTCGTGCTGCGCAAGGCGACCTGGCTGTACGACCAGGGCCGGCCGTGCGGGCGGGAGGCCAACACCGCCAAGTACCTGTGCGCGGACGCCGGGTTCACGGCCGCGGACCGGGCCCTGCAGACACACGGCGGGATGGGCTACTCCGAGGAGTATCCCGTGGCCCGCTTCTTCCGCGAGGCACGGCTGATGCGGATCGCGCCGGTCAGCCAGGAGATGGTCCTGAACTACCTGGGGTCCCACACCCTGGGCCTGCCGAGAAGCTACTGA